In Nocardioides faecalis, the following proteins share a genomic window:
- the yidD gene encoding membrane protein insertion efficiency factor YidD: MKWLLIGLVRGYQILLSPLLGPQPTCRYYPSCSAYALQALQVHGAVRGTWLAVRRLLRCHPWSDGGVDHVPPRRGSSEDRTGGSPADSGSGAERATGPAVECDESHSPTLLPASAGGPLTEQGA, from the coding sequence ATGAAGTGGCTGCTGATCGGTCTGGTGCGCGGCTACCAGATCCTGCTGAGCCCCCTGCTGGGCCCGCAGCCGACCTGCCGCTACTACCCGTCGTGCTCCGCCTACGCACTGCAGGCGCTCCAGGTGCACGGCGCGGTCCGCGGCACCTGGCTCGCGGTACGGCGCCTGCTGCGGTGCCACCCCTGGTCCGACGGCGGCGTGGACCACGTCCCGCCGCGGCGCGGCTCGAGCGAGGACCGGACAGGCGGGTCCCCCGCGGACTCCGGCTCCGGCGCCGAGCGCGCCACCGGACCAGCTGTTGAGTGCGACGAGTCGCACTCCCCCACTCTCCTGCCGGCGTCCGCCGGCGGTCCCCTCACCGAGCAAGGAGCCTGA
- the rnpA gene encoding ribonuclease P protein component yields the protein MGLTVLEARHRLVDPEGFRAASRRGRRAGGRCLVTHLLLPGSEQVVGVPGHRTSGRGAGGSARVGFVVSKAVGTAVVRNRVKRRLRHAMRERVAGLPVGATLVVRAQPAAAGASYRELVAELDRCLQRVAQPATERREAG from the coding sequence GTGGGGCTGACCGTGCTGGAAGCGCGCCACAGGCTCGTCGACCCGGAGGGTTTCCGGGCGGCAAGCCGGCGCGGCCGACGCGCGGGAGGCCGCTGCCTCGTCACGCACCTGCTGCTCCCTGGGAGCGAGCAGGTCGTTGGCGTTCCCGGGCACCGCACCTCAGGTCGTGGTGCGGGGGGTTCCGCGCGGGTGGGCTTCGTCGTCAGCAAGGCGGTCGGCACGGCGGTGGTCCGCAACCGGGTCAAGCGACGGTTGCGTCATGCCATGCGTGAGCGGGTCGCAGGCCTTCCTGTGGGCGCCACGTTGGTGGTGCGGGCCCAGCCCGCGGCCGCCGGCGCGTCGTACCGGGAACTGGTCGCCGAGCTCGACCGTTGCCTCCAACGGGTGGCCCAGCCGGCCACCGAGCGTCGGGAGGCCGGATGA